Proteins encoded within one genomic window of Haladaptatus sp. QDMS2:
- a CDS encoding Hsp20/alpha crystallin family protein: MKRRDDRDPFDDLFREIERMMNDVIGGNVDVNVDRADGSESPHVVVYEETDVVRVIADLPGIDKNQIDLKCDGKTLTITAESDTRNYDEHVTLPVRVDEHSAKATYNNGVLEVTLERAEDSADISVN; encoded by the coding sequence ATGAAACGACGAGATGACCGCGACCCGTTCGACGACCTGTTCCGGGAAATCGAGCGGATGATGAACGACGTCATCGGCGGCAACGTGGACGTCAACGTAGACCGGGCAGACGGGAGCGAAAGCCCGCACGTCGTCGTCTACGAGGAGACGGACGTCGTTCGCGTCATCGCGGACCTACCGGGCATCGACAAGAACCAAATCGACCTGAAGTGCGATGGAAAGACGCTCACCATCACCGCAGAGAGCGACACGCGAAACTACGACGAACACGTCACGCTCCCTGTTCGCGTCGACGAACACTCGGCGAAAGCCACCTACAACAACGGCGTCCTCGAAGTGACCCTCGAACGTGCCGAGGATTCCGCCGATATCAGCGTTAACTGA
- a CDS encoding cold-shock protein, whose protein sequence is MAKGKVDFFNDTGGYGFIKTEDSDDDVFFHMEDVGGPDLEEGQEVEFDIEQADKGPRAKNVTRL, encoded by the coding sequence ATGGCGAAAGGGAAAGTCGACTTCTTCAACGACACTGGTGGCTACGGTTTCATCAAGACTGAAGACTCGGACGACGACGTGTTCTTCCACATGGAAGACGTCGGCGGCCCTGACCTCGAGGAGGGGCAGGAAGTCGAGTTCGACATCGAACAGGCCGACAAAGGCCCCCGCGCGAAGAACGTCACCCGTCTGTAA
- a CDS encoding glutathione S-transferase family protein — MKMFKNGEWGHHYESTNLDGEFERQSTMFRDWIEDDPEAEYPAEAGRYHLYISWACPWAHRTALIRSLRGLEDVISMDVVDPYRDEGGWQFTPEKAGCTADSINDFDYLRETYLEADPNVTGRVTVPVLWDKETGTIVNNESEEILRMLDTAFADFGNTEVTLYPEGYREEIDDIIDAIYEPINNGVYRAGFADSQDAYENAVTELFDNLDYWEDVLEDQRYLAGDRLTEADICMFTTLVRFDPVYVNHFRCNLRRIADYPNLWNYLKDLYQTPGVAETVDFAHIKEHYFTTHESLNPKGIIPKGPVLDFEEPHDRDRLAGRPPEALVQ; from the coding sequence ATGAAGATGTTCAAAAATGGCGAGTGGGGTCACCACTACGAGTCCACGAATTTGGACGGCGAATTCGAGCGCCAGTCCACGATGTTTCGCGATTGGATCGAGGACGACCCGGAGGCCGAGTATCCGGCGGAGGCAGGGCGCTACCACCTCTACATCTCGTGGGCGTGTCCGTGGGCCCACCGCACCGCGCTCATCAGAAGCCTTCGCGGGCTCGAGGACGTCATCTCGATGGACGTCGTCGACCCCTACCGCGACGAGGGTGGCTGGCAGTTCACGCCCGAGAAGGCGGGCTGTACGGCGGACTCCATCAACGACTTCGACTATCTGCGCGAGACCTACCTCGAAGCCGACCCGAACGTCACTGGGCGCGTCACCGTTCCCGTCCTCTGGGATAAGGAAACGGGAACCATCGTCAACAACGAATCCGAGGAAATCCTTCGGATGCTCGACACGGCCTTCGCGGACTTCGGCAACACCGAGGTGACGCTGTACCCGGAGGGCTACCGCGAGGAGATAGACGACATTATCGACGCCATCTACGAGCCAATCAACAACGGCGTCTACCGCGCCGGCTTCGCCGATTCACAGGACGCCTACGAGAATGCCGTCACCGAACTGTTCGATAATCTCGACTACTGGGAAGACGTGCTCGAAGACCAGCGCTACCTCGCCGGCGACCGCCTCACCGAGGCGGACATCTGTATGTTTACGACGCTCGTGCGCTTCGACCCGGTGTACGTGAATCACTTCCGGTGCAATCTCCGCCGCATCGCCGACTACCCGAACCTCTGGAACTACCTGAAAGACCTCTACCAGACGCCCGGCGTCGCGGAGACGGTCGACTTCGCACACATCAAGGAACACTACTTCACCACCCACGAGAGCCTCAATCCGAAGGGTATCATCCCGAAGGGACCAGTCCTCGACTTCGAAGAGCCACACGATCGCGACCGTCTCGCGGGCCGGCCTCCGGAAGCGCTCGTCCAGTAA
- a CDS encoding SRPBCC domain-containing protein encodes MQSIETFVDIDAPPSVVWNLLTDLSSYPEWNPHIVRARGDLRVGSSLDIRIRRKGVKDRDMTVTISELEPERRLAWVGTLLHTRIFEGRHVYELEPLDGSRTRLHNRESVRGLLASSALTDDPARDYEAMNRALKSRAEQAAKAT; translated from the coding sequence ATGCAATCGATAGAGACGTTCGTGGACATCGACGCGCCGCCGAGCGTGGTGTGGAACCTCCTCACCGACCTCTCGTCGTATCCCGAGTGGAACCCCCACATCGTGCGTGCACGTGGTGACCTTCGGGTCGGTTCGTCCCTTGACATCCGCATCCGCCGAAAGGGGGTCAAAGACCGCGACATGACGGTGACGATTAGCGAGTTGGAACCCGAGCGTCGACTCGCCTGGGTCGGCACCCTCCTCCACACACGAATTTTCGAGGGACGACACGTGTACGAACTCGAACCACTCGACGGCAGTCGTACGCGCCTTCACAACCGTGAATCGGTGCGCGGACTCCTCGCCTCATCCGCGCTGACCGACGACCCAGCACGCGACTACGAGGCGATGAACCGCGCGCTCAAATCCCGTGCAGAGCAGGCGGCGAAGGCAACATAA
- a CDS encoding HVO_0476 family zinc finger protein produces the protein MSTQSDRVAVVCPSCSPTLETVHEVLKPGNGQITVRCTDCGHVHKTTVESESTVEKMVVISQDGESVKATVSAPPKETSAVGEEFIVDTEEAILTVRITSIETTDGNRVEEATIEDIKTFWTRAVDNISVNVTMHPKDGRRDETKSLKIQVPGDYDFTVGRTEELDGEEFTVEGIILRDDAEGYDREQFDFGGDSAKAKDIKRLYVRDESSTAWSAW, from the coding sequence ATGAGTACACAATCAGACCGCGTTGCCGTGGTCTGCCCCTCGTGTTCGCCCACACTCGAAACCGTCCACGAGGTGCTGAAGCCCGGAAACGGCCAGATCACCGTCCGTTGTACGGACTGCGGTCACGTCCACAAGACGACCGTCGAGAGCGAATCGACCGTTGAGAAGATGGTCGTCATCTCTCAGGACGGCGAGTCCGTGAAAGCCACTGTGAGCGCCCCGCCAAAGGAGACGAGCGCCGTCGGCGAGGAGTTCATCGTAGACACCGAGGAGGCCATCCTCACCGTCCGCATCACGAGCATCGAAACGACCGACGGCAACCGCGTCGAGGAAGCGACAATCGAGGACATCAAGACGTTCTGGACGCGCGCCGTGGACAACATCAGCGTCAATGTCACCATGCACCCGAAAGACGGGCGACGTGACGAGACCAAGAGCCTGAAGATTCAGGTGCCCGGCGACTACGACTTCACCGTCGGCCGCACCGAGGAACTGGACGGCGAGGAGTTCACTGTCGAAGGCATCATCCTCCGCGACGACGCCGAGGGCTACGACCGCGAGCAGTTCGACTTCGGCGGCGACTCGGCGAAGGCAAAGGACATCAAGCGACTCTACGTCCGCGACGAGAGTTCGACCGCCTGGTCGGCCTGGTAA
- a CDS encoding aminopeptidase has product MSEQATDAALAAAAETAINQCLDLQSDESCLIVTDDKRVRIGEALYEAARNVTADASIMRYPPLSQHGEEPAAPVAAALREADVFLAPTTKSLSHTRARSEANEAGARGATLPGITEAVFTTGLDADYENIKETSYDTIAKVENATTVRVTSPQGTDITFKFGDRKWLADTGIVHKPGHFSNLPAGEVFISPVTANGTFVVDGTMMPYGLLDEGQELSFTVEDGYVTEVSDDDIRGQIETAAKEVGKDAYNLAELGIGTNVAVDELVGSVLLDEKAAGTVHIAIGDDAGIGGDVSAPLHLDGILREPTVYADGVEIELPQPRRD; this is encoded by the coding sequence ATGTCAGAACAGGCCACCGACGCCGCCCTCGCCGCCGCGGCCGAGACCGCCATCAACCAGTGTCTCGACCTCCAGTCCGACGAGTCCTGCCTCATCGTGACCGACGACAAACGCGTGCGAATCGGCGAAGCACTCTACGAGGCCGCCCGAAACGTGACAGCAGACGCATCAATCATGCGCTACCCGCCGCTCAGCCAGCACGGCGAAGAACCCGCCGCGCCCGTCGCGGCCGCCCTGCGCGAAGCAGACGTGTTCCTCGCGCCGACGACCAAGAGTCTGAGCCACACCCGCGCCCGCAGCGAGGCGAACGAGGCGGGCGCGCGCGGCGCGACGCTGCCGGGAATCACCGAAGCAGTGTTCACGACCGGTCTCGACGCCGACTACGAGAACATCAAGGAGACGTCCTACGATACGATAGCGAAGGTCGAGAACGCAACGACCGTTCGCGTCACCTCCCCACAGGGCACCGACATCACCTTCAAGTTCGGCGACCGCAAATGGCTCGCGGACACCGGCATCGTCCACAAACCCGGCCACTTCTCGAACCTGCCCGCAGGCGAGGTGTTCATCAGTCCGGTCACTGCGAACGGGACGTTCGTCGTCGACGGCACGATGATGCCCTACGGCCTGCTCGACGAGGGACAGGAGCTCTCATTTACGGTCGAAGACGGCTACGTCACCGAGGTCAGCGACGACGACATCCGCGGGCAAATCGAAACCGCCGCAAAAGAGGTCGGGAAGGACGCCTACAACCTCGCCGAACTCGGCATCGGGACGAACGTCGCCGTCGACGAACTCGTCGGCTCCGTCCTCTTAGACGAGAAGGCGGCGGGCACGGTCCACATCGCCATCGGTGACGACGCGGGCATCGGCGGCGACGTGTCCGCGCCGCTCCACCTCGACGGCATCCTCCGCGAACCGACCGTGTACGCAGACGGCGTAGAAATCGAACTGCCACAGCCACGCCGGGACTGA
- a CDS encoding cold-shock protein, producing MAKGTVDFFNDTGGYGFIKTDDADDDVFFHMEDIGGPDLEEGQEVEFDIEQADKGPRAKNLERL from the coding sequence ATGGCGAAAGGTACGGTTGATTTCTTCAACGACACCGGCGGTTACGGATTCATCAAGACGGACGACGCAGACGACGACGTGTTCTTCCACATGGAAGACATCGGCGGCCCTGACTTAGAAGAAGGTCAGGAAGTCGAGTTCGATATCGAGCAGGCCGACAAAGGCCCACGCGCGAAAAACCTGGAGCGCCTGTAA
- a CDS encoding type II glyceraldehyde-3-phosphate dehydrogenase, translating into MIKVGINGYGTIGKRVADAVRAQDDMEVIGVAKTRPNFEAETAVKKGYPLYAAIEDRASLFADSGIEIDGMVEELIEEADIIVDATPSGIGAQNKELYEQYETPALYQGGEDADLVDVSFNARGNFAQAEGADHVRVVSCNTTGLSRLAAPLEEEYGIEKMRVTLVRRGGDPGQTSRGPINDILPNPISLPSHHGPDVKTIFPDLKIDTLGMKVPATLMHTHSVNVELESTPDPAEVRELLENESRTFVIPEHMNIDGAGKLKELAHDIDRPRGDLWENCIWGESISMEGNDLYLFQAIHQESDVVPENVDAIRAVLGTADAKESVEKTNEAMGMGI; encoded by the coding sequence ATGATAAAAGTCGGGATTAACGGCTACGGCACAATTGGTAAGCGCGTCGCGGACGCCGTTCGCGCACAGGATGACATGGAAGTCATCGGCGTCGCGAAGACGCGCCCGAACTTCGAGGCGGAGACGGCGGTGAAGAAGGGCTACCCGCTCTACGCCGCCATCGAAGACCGCGCCTCACTGTTCGCGGATTCGGGTATCGAAATCGACGGCATGGTCGAGGAACTCATCGAGGAAGCCGACATCATCGTCGACGCCACCCCGTCCGGCATCGGCGCGCAGAACAAGGAACTCTACGAGCAGTACGAGACGCCCGCGCTCTACCAGGGTGGCGAGGACGCGGACCTCGTCGACGTAAGCTTCAACGCCCGCGGCAACTTCGCGCAGGCGGAGGGCGCAGACCACGTCCGCGTCGTTTCCTGTAACACGACCGGCCTCTCACGACTCGCTGCGCCCCTCGAAGAGGAGTACGGCATCGAGAAGATGCGCGTCACGCTCGTCCGCCGCGGTGGCGACCCCGGTCAGACGTCTCGGGGTCCCATCAACGACATCCTCCCGAACCCAATCTCGCTGCCCTCCCACCACGGTCCCGACGTGAAGACCATCTTCCCGGACCTGAAAATCGACACCCTCGGCATGAAGGTTCCAGCGACGCTCATGCACACCCACAGCGTGAACGTCGAACTCGAATCGACGCCGGACCCAGCGGAGGTTCGTGAACTCCTCGAAAACGAGTCGCGCACGTTCGTCATCCCCGAGCACATGAACATCGACGGGGCGGGCAAGCTGAAGGAACTCGCCCACGACATTGACCGCCCGCGCGGCGACCTCTGGGAGAACTGTATCTGGGGCGAGTCCATCAGCATGGAAGGAAACGACCTCTATCTGTTCCAGGCCATCCACCAGGAGTCAGACGTGGTTCCTGAGAACGTAGACGCCATCCGCGCCGTCCTCGGTACCGCAGACGCCAAAGAGAGCGTCGAAAAGACCAACGAGGCGATGGGCATGGGCATCTAA
- a CDS encoding Hsp20/alpha crystallin family protein: protein MRFNDRFDEMDRLMEQMRERMMRSPFWGMEGGDFAANFRNMGGNLTLETDEEGYVVLGDMPGFEKEEIDIRFDKGVLTVTGTHEVESEYASQRRQVHEQLTIPGEIREADITASYRNGVLEIHLPTVEDMDDDSHRIEISD, encoded by the coding sequence ATGCGATTCAACGACCGATTCGACGAGATGGACCGCCTGATGGAACAGATGCGCGAACGCATGATGCGCTCGCCGTTCTGGGGCATGGAGGGCGGCGACTTCGCCGCCAACTTCCGCAACATGGGTGGCAACCTGACCCTAGAGACCGACGAGGAGGGCTACGTCGTCCTCGGCGACATGCCCGGCTTCGAGAAGGAAGAAATCGACATCCGCTTCGACAAGGGTGTGCTCACCGTCACAGGCACCCACGAGGTAGAGAGCGAGTACGCCTCACAGCGCCGCCAGGTCCACGAGCAGCTGACGATTCCCGGTGAGATTCGGGAAGCCGACATCACCGCCTCGTACCGCAACGGCGTCCTCGAAATCCACCTCCCAACCGTGGAGGACATGGACGACGACAGCCACCGCATCGAGATTAGCGACTAA
- a CDS encoding RimK family alpha-L-glutamate ligase gives MLRLAVATDKETYQRIQSPLEARGIVAEHVRTSERTLSLTEPWDGFDVGFVYPSRIMEGGVADALLDVPWVNDREAILTSRNKAGVIATLAREGIPVPETTLVSNPTERADLEAVFADFETPVVVKPNSTTRGTGVVKVHDADSFLGVTDYLTLVHDYMATGDKSFLVQEFVPNARDYRVMVLDGEYVGAVERRLPENSDHWKHNVHRGATATGVDLSEDLKTLAEQTAEILDIPLLGVDILATDERAVVNETNARPTIDDSAKYEDGFYDRLAGVIRETAKYE, from the coding sequence ATGCTGCGTCTCGCGGTTGCGACGGACAAGGAAACGTACCAACGTATCCAGTCGCCACTCGAAGCCCGAGGAATCGTCGCAGAACACGTCAGAACGTCAGAGCGAACGCTCTCGCTCACCGAACCCTGGGACGGGTTCGATGTCGGCTTCGTCTACCCCTCACGCATCATGGAAGGCGGCGTCGCAGACGCGCTCCTCGATGTTCCGTGGGTCAACGACCGCGAGGCGATTCTCACCTCTCGAAACAAAGCGGGCGTCATCGCCACACTCGCCCGCGAGGGGATTCCCGTCCCCGAGACGACGCTCGTGTCGAATCCCACCGAACGGGCCGACCTCGAAGCCGTGTTCGCGGACTTCGAGACGCCCGTCGTCGTCAAACCCAACTCCACGACTCGCGGAACTGGGGTCGTAAAGGTCCACGACGCAGACTCCTTTCTCGGCGTCACCGACTACCTCACGCTCGTCCACGACTACATGGCGACCGGCGACAAATCGTTTCTCGTCCAGGAGTTCGTTCCCAACGCACGGGACTACCGCGTGATGGTCCTCGACGGGGAATACGTCGGCGCGGTCGAACGTCGCCTGCCCGAAAATAGCGACCACTGGAAACACAACGTCCACCGAGGAGCCACAGCCACCGGTGTGGACCTTTCTGAAGACCTCAAAACACTCGCCGAGCAGACCGCAGAAATCCTCGACATCCCGTTGCTCGGCGTCGATATCCTCGCCACCGACGAGCGAGCGGTGGTGAACGAGACGAACGCGCGACCGACCATCGACGACTCGGCGAAGTACGAAGACGGGTTCTACGACCGACTCGCTGGAGTCATCAGAGAGACGGCGAAATACGAGTGA
- a CDS encoding universal stress protein translates to MYHNILIPTDGSEGTEKAVEQALDIAETYDATLHVLYVVDTAAFAPEVDVALIIDSLQAHGERAVADIEAQAVEEGVVVETTIETGSPHREILRYVEDNDIDLVVMGTHGRTGLGRYLLGSVAEKVVRSSPAPCLTVRMRDDD, encoded by the coding sequence ATGTACCATAACATTTTGATACCGACCGACGGCAGTGAGGGGACCGAAAAGGCAGTCGAGCAAGCACTCGACATCGCCGAAACCTACGACGCGACACTCCACGTCCTCTACGTGGTGGACACGGCTGCGTTCGCCCCCGAGGTGGACGTGGCGCTCATCATCGACTCGCTTCAGGCACACGGCGAACGCGCGGTCGCAGACATCGAAGCCCAGGCGGTCGAAGAAGGCGTCGTCGTCGAGACGACCATCGAGACGGGGTCGCCACATCGCGAGATCCTGCGCTACGTCGAGGACAACGACATCGACCTCGTCGTGATGGGGACCCACGGTCGTACGGGTCTCGGACGTTACCTGCTCGGCAGCGTCGCAGAAAAGGTCGTCCGGAGCTCGCCGGCCCCGTGTCTCACGGTTCGGATGCGGGACGACGACTGA
- a CDS encoding nitrous oxide reductase family maturation protein NosD yields the protein MSTQTAVFGTLLVLLSTTAGGTVVGGAQSDVVELNSCQVISESGTYHLTQNISNEGRDACLRITASDVTVDGNGFTIDGPAQGPAILVTGTETLSDVSLSNLAVQRRSGGVQLKGVSGGTVENLDLRDGDVSGALLLENSTDITVADTDISRSLYGIVLRNADGNTLVGNDFGTSYTAQETLIIDDSSRNVVQNNRFVEGTVDIRPDAPDNTFVGNEFMTTDETYESTALLVRSSDNVIRDNTLKNVQTGIAVSGENNLVHGNHVIGATDFAIDVNAGGQRIENNTLVGNGEGIQMAGGGIQLETGDHIVVGNKLADNVHGIQLRTVTGGVTIERNRIAGNNIGIEIHNTALCGAGGEGAELVSVHQNDIVENHAFGIANHDDDFVDAMGNYWGASDGASSPEDASDTLTDPVSEEKADGYGDAVTGRTASNTSSVHFDGWLESPVFNATA from the coding sequence ATGTCAACACAGACTGCGGTTTTTGGAACCCTCCTTGTCCTCCTCTCTACCACTGCGGGCGGGACCGTCGTAGGGGGCGCACAGAGTGACGTTGTCGAACTGAATTCCTGTCAGGTCATCTCCGAGTCTGGAACCTATCATCTCACGCAGAACATCTCGAACGAAGGCCGAGACGCCTGTCTTCGCATCACCGCGAGCGACGTGACGGTAGACGGAAACGGGTTCACCATCGACGGCCCGGCACAGGGACCGGCGATTCTCGTCACTGGTACCGAGACGCTCTCTGACGTGTCGCTCTCCAATCTCGCCGTCCAGCGCCGAAGCGGTGGCGTCCAGTTGAAGGGCGTTTCCGGTGGAACCGTCGAGAATCTCGACCTTCGAGACGGTGACGTGTCGGGCGCACTTCTGCTCGAGAACTCGACTGACATCACGGTCGCGGACACCGACATCTCACGGAGTCTCTACGGAATCGTCCTGCGCAACGCGGACGGGAACACCCTCGTCGGCAACGACTTCGGTACGAGTTACACCGCCCAGGAGACGCTCATCATCGACGATTCCTCCCGGAACGTCGTGCAGAACAACCGTTTCGTCGAGGGGACGGTCGACATCCGACCCGACGCCCCGGACAACACGTTCGTCGGCAACGAATTCATGACGACCGACGAGACGTACGAGAGTACGGCGTTGCTCGTCCGCAGCAGCGACAACGTCATCCGAGACAACACGCTCAAAAACGTCCAGACGGGCATCGCCGTCTCCGGTGAGAACAACCTCGTCCACGGCAATCACGTCATCGGAGCCACCGACTTCGCAATCGACGTGAACGCCGGTGGCCAGCGAATCGAGAACAACACGCTCGTCGGCAACGGCGAGGGCATCCAGATGGCCGGCGGTGGCATCCAGCTCGAAACCGGCGACCACATCGTGGTGGGTAACAAGCTCGCAGACAACGTCCACGGCATACAACTGCGGACGGTCACTGGCGGCGTCACCATCGAACGCAACCGCATCGCGGGGAACAACATTGGCATCGAAATACACAACACGGCACTCTGTGGCGCAGGTGGCGAGGGTGCAGAACTCGTCTCCGTCCACCAGAACGACATCGTCGAAAACCACGCCTTCGGCATCGCGAACCACGATGACGACTTCGTCGATGCGATGGGGAACTACTGGGGTGCTTCTGACGGCGCATCGTCACCCGAAGACGCCTCGGATACGCTCACGGACCCCGTGTCCGAGGAAAAAGCAGACGGCTACGGTGACGCCGTGACGGGACGAACCGCCTCCAACACGTCGAGCGTCCACTTCGACGGCTGGCTGGAAAGTCCCGTCTTCAACGCGACAGCGTGA
- a CDS encoding nuclear transport factor 2 family protein produces MASSVEEFLEISQLKHEYCYRIDDGDYDEWVSLFTEDGTFGRAGQDPAEGAEGLQYFATEIFDNMYQQTAHLLSNPVIDVDGDEATGQWYLLLQFTDDEGEQQWMQGRYEDEFERVDGEWKLSSVTVVPQASGSL; encoded by the coding sequence ATGGCATCAAGTGTCGAAGAATTCCTGGAGATTAGTCAACTCAAACACGAATACTGCTATCGAATCGACGACGGCGACTACGACGAGTGGGTGTCGCTGTTCACCGAGGACGGAACGTTCGGACGGGCCGGGCAGGACCCCGCCGAGGGGGCCGAGGGCCTCCAGTATTTCGCGACCGAGATTTTCGACAATATGTACCAACAGACCGCACACCTGCTCTCGAACCCGGTCATCGACGTGGACGGGGACGAAGCGACCGGGCAGTGGTACCTGCTGCTCCAGTTCACTGACGACGAGGGGGAACAGCAGTGGATGCAAGGGCGCTACGAGGATGAATTCGAGCGCGTAGACGGGGAGTGGAAACTCTCGTCGGTGACGGTGGTCCCGCAGGCGAGCGGGTCGCTCTGA
- a CDS encoding 50S ribosomal protein L16, with protein MADKPASMYRDIDKPSYTRREYITGIPGSKVAQYKMGAVDADPDDYPVQISLVLEEACQIRHGSLEAARLSANRALIKQLGEGNYKMILRKFPHQVLRENKQATGAGADRVSDGMRLAFGKPVGTAARIQKGERLFTAWCDVKDAPVVKDAFRRAYNKVTPPCRIVVERGEELLVA; from the coding sequence ATGGCCGACAAACCTGCCTCGATGTACCGGGACATCGACAAGCCGTCGTACACCCGACGAGAGTACATCACCGGAATCCCCGGTTCCAAAGTCGCACAGTACAAAATGGGTGCCGTGGACGCAGACCCCGACGACTACCCTGTCCAAATCTCCCTCGTTCTCGAGGAAGCCTGCCAGATTCGTCACGGGTCGCTCGAAGCAGCACGCCTGAGCGCGAACCGCGCGCTCATCAAGCAGCTCGGTGAGGGCAACTACAAGATGATTCTCCGCAAGTTCCCCCACCAGGTCCTCCGTGAGAACAAACAGGCAACCGGCGCGGGTGCAGACCGTGTTTCTGACGGGATGCGCCTCGCCTTCGGGAAGCCAGTCGGCACCGCCGCACGCATCCAGAAGGGCGAGCGCCTGTTCACCGCGTGGTGTGACGTGAAGGACGCCCCCGTCGTCAAGGACGCCTTCCGTCGTGCCTACAACAAGGTCACGCCGCCGTGTCGCATCGTCGTCGAACGCGGCGAAGAACTGCTCGTCGCGTAA